From Acidimicrobiales bacterium, the proteins below share one genomic window:
- the moeB gene encoding molybdopterin-synthase adenylyltransferase MoeB, producing MATFRDLLNQTKAQIREVDTATADDARHADGAVLLDVREPDEYEQGAVPGALHIPRGNLESNIEGRVPDRATPLLVMCAGGVRSAFAAKTLAELGYTDVVSIAGGFNRWKDEGRDWSTPQTLTPEQRNRYQRHLLLPEVGIEGQLKLLDAKVLLLGAGGLGSPAALYLAAAGVGTLGIVDMDVVDESNLQRQILHNMDRIGDRKVDSAKKTLTAINPDVNVVTHDLRLNADNVVEILSQYDVVVDGADNFPSRYLLNDAALKTDTVVVHGSIFRFEGQATVFKPYDGPCYRCLIPEPPPADLAPSCAEAGVLGVLPGIIGSIQALEAIKVILDLGDSLSGRLLAYDSLEQSFRTFKVNRDPNCPACSLSPDDIVIAEYDDLCMPHAHPAT from the coding sequence ATGGCCACCTTCCGTGACCTGCTGAACCAGACCAAGGCACAGATCCGCGAGGTCGACACCGCCACCGCGGACGATGCCCGCCACGCCGACGGCGCCGTGCTCCTCGACGTGCGCGAGCCCGACGAGTACGAGCAGGGCGCGGTGCCCGGCGCGCTGCACATCCCCCGCGGCAACCTCGAGAGCAACATCGAGGGCCGCGTGCCCGACCGGGCCACCCCGCTGCTCGTGATGTGCGCCGGCGGCGTGCGCTCGGCGTTCGCCGCCAAGACCCTGGCGGAGCTCGGCTACACCGACGTGGTGTCGATCGCCGGCGGCTTCAACCGCTGGAAGGACGAGGGGCGTGACTGGAGCACCCCGCAGACCCTCACGCCCGAGCAGCGCAACCGCTACCAGCGTCACCTGCTCCTCCCCGAGGTCGGCATCGAGGGCCAGCTGAAGCTCCTCGACGCGAAGGTGCTGCTGCTCGGTGCCGGCGGCCTCGGCTCGCCCGCCGCGCTCTACCTCGCCGCCGCGGGCGTCGGCACGCTGGGCATCGTGGACATGGACGTCGTCGACGAGTCCAACCTCCAGCGCCAGATCCTCCACAACATGGACCGCATCGGCGACCGCAAGGTCGATTCGGCCAAGAAGACCCTCACGGCCATCAACCCGGACGTCAACGTCGTCACCCACGACCTCCGGCTCAACGCCGACAACGTGGTCGAGATCCTCAGCCAGTACGACGTGGTGGTCGACGGGGCCGACAACTTCCCCAGCCGGTACCTGCTCAACGACGCCGCGCTGAAGACCGACACGGTCGTCGTCCACGGCTCGATCTTCCGCTTCGAGGGCCAGGCCACCGTGTTCAAGCCCTACGACGGCCCCTGCTACCGCTGCCTCATCCCCGAGCCGCCTCCGGCCGACCTGGCGCCGTCGTGCGCCGAGGCCGGCGTCCTCGGCGTCCTGCCGGGCATCATCGGCTCGATCCAGGCGCTCGAGGCCATCAAGGTGATCCTCGACCTGGGCGACAGCCTGTCGGGCCGCCTGCTGGCCTACGACTCGCTGGAGCAGTCGTTCCGCACGTTCAAGGTGAACCGCGACCCGAACTGCCCGGCGTGCTCGCTGTCGCCCGACGACATCGTGATCGCCGAGTACGACGACCTCTGCATGCCCCACGCGCACCCGGCGACCTGA
- a CDS encoding Sir2 family NAD-dependent protein deacetylase, translated as MDEAERQARAVLAAASKVVALTGAGISTDSGIPDFRGPNGVWTKDPAAEKASTLSHYVSDPEVRRAAWRNRLDSPAWAAEPNDGHRALVELERQGRLHTLVTQNIDELHQRAGSDPALVVEVHGTMRRVSCLSCGESAPMERALDRVRAGEEDPACRSCGGILKSATISFGQSLVAEDIDRAFAAAEACDVLLAVGTSLTVQPVSRLVPTAKQAGAAVVILNAEPTPYDGLADAVVAGSISEVLPRLVARD; from the coding sequence ATGGACGAAGCAGAGCGGCAGGCCCGGGCGGTGCTGGCGGCGGCGTCGAAGGTGGTCGCCCTCACCGGCGCCGGCATCTCCACCGACAGCGGCATCCCCGACTTCCGGGGCCCGAACGGCGTCTGGACCAAGGACCCGGCCGCCGAGAAGGCCTCGACCCTCTCCCACTACGTCAGCGACCCCGAGGTGCGCCGGGCCGCCTGGCGCAACCGCCTGGACTCGCCGGCGTGGGCCGCCGAGCCCAACGACGGCCACCGCGCCCTGGTCGAGCTCGAGCGCCAGGGTCGGTTGCACACGCTCGTCACCCAGAACATCGACGAGCTCCACCAGCGCGCCGGGTCCGATCCGGCCCTCGTGGTCGAGGTGCACGGCACCATGCGCCGTGTCTCCTGCCTCTCCTGCGGCGAGTCCGCGCCGATGGAGCGCGCCCTCGACCGGGTGCGGGCCGGCGAGGAGGACCCGGCCTGTCGGAGCTGCGGCGGCATCTTGAAGTCGGCGACCATCTCGTTCGGGCAGTCCCTCGTCGCCGAGGACATCGACCGGGCCTTCGCCGCGGCGGAGGCCTGCGACGTGCTGCTCGCCGTCGGGACCAGCCTCACGGTGCAGCCGGTGTCGCGCCTCGTGCCCACGGCCAAGCAGGCCGGGGCCGCGGTGGTCATCCTCAACGCCGAGCCCACCCCCTACGACGGCCTCGCCGACGCCGTCGTCGCCGGCTCCATCAGCGAGGTGCTGCCCCGGCTGGTGGCCCGCGACTGA
- a CDS encoding phytanoyl-CoA dioxygenase family protein yields the protein MMAGIATPPPAAGATALFLDPARQAEYDTQGYTTLPLLDPDEVQALLDGYAALVPEADEEHIAFDFTRDDRSVMDGVARLLKPLFGRKVPEHFVDHRAIFWTFVIKPAGPHSEMALHDDRTYVEEQHGRACTVWVPLVDTSPELDNGYLCVVPGSQTVLQAASGTNIANWFEPYDEYLKRHSVGVAVPAGTALIYDSKTLHWSPPNRSDAVRPAIAVAVVPAEAPLVHVVGEGLHRRRVYAVDEQFFVDFHPTLVEGGMPDGYELLREYDEARVSAAPEAVAAALGTDEIPVPTHEVTAPVPRVYRPGEGEGDDEVVEVTPDAPVPDRPDEGVSDEVAAPAVPPTLARRVKGKVKRLLAGS from the coding sequence ATGATGGCCGGCATCGCCACGCCCCCGCCGGCTGCGGGTGCCACGGCACTCTTCCTCGACCCCGCCCGCCAGGCGGAGTACGACACCCAGGGGTACACCACCCTCCCGCTGCTCGACCCCGACGAGGTGCAGGCGCTGCTCGACGGCTACGCCGCGCTCGTCCCGGAGGCCGACGAGGAGCACATCGCCTTCGACTTCACCCGTGACGACCGCTCCGTCATGGACGGCGTGGCGCGTCTGCTGAAGCCGCTGTTCGGCCGGAAGGTGCCCGAGCACTTCGTCGACCACCGGGCCATCTTCTGGACGTTCGTCATCAAGCCGGCCGGGCCGCACAGCGAGATGGCCCTGCACGACGACCGCACGTACGTCGAAGAGCAGCACGGCCGGGCGTGCACGGTGTGGGTGCCGCTGGTCGACACCAGCCCCGAGCTCGACAACGGGTACCTGTGCGTGGTCCCCGGCAGCCAGACGGTGCTCCAGGCAGCGAGCGGCACCAACATCGCCAATTGGTTCGAGCCCTACGACGAGTACCTCAAGCGTCACTCGGTGGGGGTGGCGGTGCCCGCCGGCACCGCCCTGATCTACGACTCCAAGACCCTGCACTGGTCGCCCCCGAACCGGTCGGACGCCGTGCGCCCCGCCATCGCCGTGGCCGTGGTGCCCGCTGAGGCTCCCCTGGTGCACGTGGTGGGGGAGGGCCTGCACCGTCGGCGGGTGTACGCCGTGGACGAGCAGTTCTTCGTCGACTTCCACCCGACCCTCGTGGAGGGCGGGATGCCCGACGGCTACGAGCTCCTGCGTGAGTACGACGAGGCGCGCGTCAGCGCCGCCCCCGAGGCGGTCGCCGCCGCCCTCGGGACCGACGAGATCCCCGTCCCCACCCACGAGGTGACGGCGCCGGTGCCCCGGGTGTATCGACCGGGCGAGGGCGAGGGCGACGACGAGGTCGTGGAGGTGACGCCCGACGCGCCGGTGCCCGACCGCCCGGACGAGGGGGTGTCGGACGAGGTGGCGGCGCCCGCCGTGCCGCCGACGCTCGCCCGACGGGTGAAGGGCAAGGTCAAGCGCCTCCTCGCCGGCTCGTAG
- a CDS encoding B12-binding domain-containing radical SAM protein, with product MDAQVVAGAGALVVRSADGWLSTPADGVEPVELAFTDVIGMLRAIGGEDRVATGWEGLEPVRGDAFVEPPDSFVGVVRGGWFGIEGFGTGRALLDVVDLCLFDVLTDATVAAPLYDRADESVRTHLGVEPPSREEWGARLRRLVVHGRVRMVDEPAPPAPVAEAPVPEPEPEPEAAPVPATLYRRARRVARPLKRLVRGRPATAPVGAEPAETDAPEAEAPAPAEPAAEPVVAAVEADPAPVGGDPFASSGGSGAPVRYLDAPTVGPERAGRTPVYAVWQVEIGPLLSLGMLTAAARAHDGGSLEEHFEIRRPEDPASFLEDLRGRSGPAVLLLSNYVWSIDHNLALAAEAKAINPDLVIVHGGPSTPKYADDCVRYFGEHAPLVDVTVRGEGEVTLPAILEALAPSLPEIDLALMAGVEGLSYRDPATGEVVHNGDRERLTDLNVLPSPYLTGEFDHISPEAWVCVIHETNRGCPYGCTFCDWGSSTLSRIRKFDIDRLTAEMEWAAERGIQAWAVADANFGIMSRDVEVASRIVEIRERTGAPSFFGFNVAKNTTKHLTDLVDRLVSANVTPYFTLALQTRDDETLDAIRRSNISSDHYVSLAASFRRRQLPLSADLMIGLPGQTVSSFSADLQFLMDHDVPARMWIAQLLPNAPINDPEYRAEHQVVADEHSMIMSTKSFTFEDRREMLRIRHAYTVFERYGLLRHVARFVQWDHGVPAMDLFLRIVEVSREDPERYPLLNWIVRYFDWFNVAPVGWGSYAAEVRRFVNQEFDVPLTPALDTVLAVQVSLLPDTGRPFPLEVDLDHDYVTYFRDNTYSLWTDGHNRPTGRPLGEYGPATFTVVGDPAGRCKEGMRRPPDSRNERMMEEFWLSGHWELDSPLAQNHSEVAAAGTYTSLKDQVPTDLPPEPEPASRVTENIRIRVAERAAVG from the coding sequence ATGGATGCTCAGGTCGTTGCGGGAGCGGGCGCGCTGGTGGTGCGGTCGGCTGACGGGTGGCTGTCGACCCCGGCCGATGGCGTCGAGCCGGTGGAATTGGCGTTCACGGACGTGATCGGGATGCTCCGTGCCATCGGCGGCGAGGACCGGGTGGCGACCGGTTGGGAAGGTCTCGAGCCGGTCCGCGGCGACGCGTTCGTCGAGCCTCCCGACTCCTTCGTGGGGGTGGTGCGCGGCGGCTGGTTCGGCATCGAGGGCTTCGGCACCGGCCGCGCCCTGCTCGACGTGGTCGACCTCTGCCTCTTCGACGTGCTCACGGACGCCACCGTGGCCGCACCCCTGTACGACCGGGCCGACGAGTCGGTGCGCACGCACCTCGGGGTCGAGCCGCCGAGCCGTGAGGAGTGGGGCGCCCGCCTGCGTCGCCTCGTGGTGCACGGGCGCGTGCGCATGGTCGACGAGCCCGCGCCTCCCGCCCCTGTCGCCGAGGCCCCGGTCCCCGAGCCCGAGCCCGAGCCCGAGGCGGCGCCGGTGCCCGCGACGCTCTACCGGCGCGCCCGGCGGGTCGCCCGCCCGCTCAAGCGCCTGGTCCGCGGCCGCCCGGCCACCGCACCCGTCGGTGCCGAGCCGGCCGAGACGGATGCGCCCGAGGCGGAGGCGCCCGCCCCCGCCGAGCCGGCCGCCGAGCCGGTGGTGGCTGCGGTGGAGGCCGATCCGGCGCCCGTCGGGGGCGACCCGTTCGCGTCCAGCGGCGGCTCGGGTGCGCCCGTTCGCTACCTGGACGCCCCGACGGTCGGGCCCGAGCGGGCCGGGCGCACCCCGGTCTACGCGGTGTGGCAGGTGGAGATCGGCCCCCTCCTCTCGCTGGGCATGCTGACGGCGGCGGCGAGGGCGCACGACGGCGGCTCCCTCGAGGAGCACTTCGAGATCCGCCGCCCCGAGGACCCGGCCTCGTTCCTCGAGGACCTGCGCGGCCGGTCCGGTCCGGCGGTGCTGCTGTTGTCGAACTACGTGTGGTCCATCGACCACAACCTGGCGCTGGCGGCCGAGGCCAAGGCGATCAACCCCGACCTGGTGATCGTGCACGGCGGGCCGTCCACCCCCAAGTACGCCGACGACTGCGTCCGCTACTTCGGCGAGCACGCCCCGTTGGTGGACGTCACCGTCCGCGGCGAGGGCGAGGTCACGCTGCCGGCCATCCTCGAGGCCCTGGCTCCGTCGCTGCCCGAGATCGACCTCGCCTTGATGGCGGGGGTGGAGGGTCTCAGCTACCGGGACCCGGCCACCGGTGAGGTGGTCCACAACGGCGACCGTGAGCGGCTGACGGACCTCAACGTCCTGCCGTCGCCGTACCTCACGGGCGAGTTCGACCACATCTCCCCCGAGGCGTGGGTCTGCGTGATCCACGAGACCAACCGTGGCTGCCCCTACGGGTGCACCTTCTGCGACTGGGGCTCGTCGACGCTGTCGCGGATCCGCAAGTTCGACATCGACCGCCTGACCGCCGAGATGGAGTGGGCCGCCGAGCGGGGGATCCAGGCGTGGGCCGTGGCCGACGCCAACTTCGGCATCATGTCGCGCGACGTCGAGGTGGCGAGCCGGATCGTCGAGATCCGTGAGCGCACCGGGGCGCCCTCCTTCTTCGGGTTCAACGTCGCCAAGAACACCACCAAGCACCTGACCGACCTGGTGGACCGGCTCGTGTCGGCCAACGTCACGCCGTACTTCACGCTGGCCCTGCAGACCCGTGACGACGAGACCCTCGACGCCATCCGGCGCAGCAACATCTCCTCGGACCACTACGTCTCGCTGGCGGCCTCGTTCCGGCGCCGCCAACTGCCGCTCTCCGCCGACCTCATGATCGGCCTGCCCGGCCAGACCGTGTCGTCCTTCTCGGCCGACCTCCAGTTCCTGATGGACCACGACGTCCCGGCGCGCATGTGGATCGCGCAGCTCCTGCCCAACGCGCCCATCAACGATCCCGAGTACCGCGCCGAGCACCAGGTGGTCGCCGACGAGCACTCGATGATCATGTCCACGAAGTCGTTCACGTTCGAGGACCGGCGCGAGATGCTGCGGATCCGCCACGCCTACACGGTGTTCGAGCGCTACGGCCTGCTGCGCCACGTCGCCCGCTTCGTGCAGTGGGACCACGGCGTCCCCGCCATGGACCTCTTCCTGCGCATCGTCGAGGTGTCCCGCGAGGACCCCGAGCGCTACCCGCTGCTCAACTGGATCGTGCGCTACTTCGACTGGTTCAACGTGGCGCCCGTGGGCTGGGGCTCGTACGCCGCCGAGGTCCGCCGCTTCGTCAACCAGGAGTTCGACGTCCCCCTCACGCCGGCGCTCGACACCGTCCTCGCCGTCCAGGTGAGCCTGTTGCCCGACACCGGGCGGCCCTTCCCCCTCGAGGTCGACCTCGACCACGACTACGTCACCTACTTCCGGGACAACACGTATTCGCTCTGGACCGACGGGCACAACCGCCCGACCGGGCGGCCGCTGGGCGAGTACGGCCCCGCCACCTTCACCGTGGTGGGCGACCCCGCCGGCCGCTGCAAGGAGGGCATGCGCCGCCCGCCCGACTCGCGCAACGAGCGCATGATGGAGGAGTTCTGGTTGTCGGGCCATTGGGAGCTCGACTCGCCGCTGGCGCAGAACCACTCCGAGGTGGCCGCGGCGGGCACCTACACGTCGCTCAAGGACCAGGTGCCGACCGATCTCCCGCCCGAGCCCGAGCCGGCCTCGCGGGTGACCGAGAACATCCGGATCAGGGTCGCCGAACGCGCCGCCGTCGGGTGA
- a CDS encoding ABC transporter permease, giving the protein MPERSSATVVGVGDRMERTWALLKILTPREFRVRYRESVLDLAWAVITPLVYLVVYGVILTQAFGATGSCAPYLSSAWTGLVVWTFFSMALGAATSSLILAAPLTSKIYFPREAIPLADVGVHGLDFAIAFFTIFIVAGIQGIAPTPTVLGALPVLLLIVVWTAALSVWFSALAVFIRDLTQAVQLLLRAGFFATPVMYEASFLGSLKWLAVVNPIAVGIDGLRRTMLCGLWPNWSLTAIHLTIGSALLVASLFYVRKVEQRFADVL; this is encoded by the coding sequence ATGCCTGAACGCTCCTCCGCCACCGTCGTCGGCGTCGGTGACCGCATGGAGCGGACGTGGGCGCTGCTCAAGATCCTCACCCCGCGCGAGTTCCGGGTGCGCTACCGCGAGAGCGTCCTCGACCTCGCGTGGGCGGTCATCACCCCCCTCGTGTACCTCGTGGTCTACGGCGTCATCCTGACCCAGGCGTTCGGGGCCACCGGGTCGTGCGCGCCGTACCTGAGCTCGGCGTGGACGGGCCTCGTCGTCTGGACCTTCTTCTCGATGGCCCTGGGCGCGGCAACCAGCAGCCTGATCCTCGCGGCTCCGCTGACCAGCAAGATCTACTTCCCCCGCGAGGCCATCCCCTTGGCCGACGTCGGTGTCCACGGGCTCGACTTCGCGATCGCCTTCTTCACGATCTTCATCGTGGCGGGCATCCAGGGCATCGCCCCGACCCCCACGGTGCTGGGCGCACTGCCGGTGCTGCTGCTCATCGTGGTGTGGACGGCGGCCCTGAGCGTGTGGTTCAGCGCCCTGGCCGTGTTCATCCGGGACCTCACGCAGGCCGTGCAGCTCCTGTTGCGGGCCGGGTTCTTCGCCACGCCGGTGATGTACGAGGCCTCCTTCCTCGGCTCCCTGAAGTGGCTGGCGGTCGTCAACCCGATCGCCGTCGGCATCGACGGGCTCCGTCGCACCATGCTGTGCGGGCTGTGGCCGAACTGGTCGCTGACGGCCATCCACCTGACCATCGGGTCGGCGCTGCTCGTCGCCTCGCTCTTCTACGTGCGCAAGGTCGAGCAGCGCTTCGCCGATGTCCTCTGA
- a CDS encoding ATP-binding cassette domain-containing protein, with protein MSSEDDGLAPGSIRLRGVTKSFDRASRKPLSMANPWSERHYRQEHTALHAVDLDIAPGDSVGLIGANGAGKSTLLKLLAGVIEPSEGEVRRVGSIGSMIELGLGFHLELTGRENVRGTATILGLTPDEAEAAMPAIIEFADIADAIDTPMKHYSTGMRARLGFAVAVHVPADILLIDEVLAVGDQEFQEKCVERITEMHDAGTTLLFVSHSTWLVAAVCERVVHVRKGRVVDDGPATEVIQRYLSPQSVELADAEQPTMQFGSFTLENPRLGPWDELVLTADVEVTAETPEPAIGMALNWATLAPEVTIARVTSPLPAAVRRPGRYRLRGRTSGLPADSGHAQVQVVLVDETTQRVHGRDGGEIWIEGPVTREQPQMATEVEFALEQVTGDPDADARRQRALSGGDGRATGPLVVECRGVEKRYHAGLRKGGFRAALPSEVMPAERDGEVRALDGVDLDVRRGECLGIIGPNGSGKSTILKCIAGVTAPTAGEVITRGRLVSMLELGIGFHDALTGEENLRETAGLLDLSRADLEDAMDAIVAFADIGDALRAPVKQYSSGMRTRLGFALAINARPDLLLIDEVLAVGDRAFQKQAINAVRALVEAGASAAFVSHDLELVEEICDRVVRLDAGRVVDEGPAAEVVERIGGTGWESGLVQYTSNVRVDRLELARRQVPENGALEFEGRIEVAEPSPTTRVEFALLAKTGNPNELPPDRIKSSTVFKRVVVPAGGLEVGHYRFHGTIPRVPMLGELYAMVTAVDEREGMVTARVWQDVKIGTRIQMEILTWSIELDWEVVDELDAAGSLTGDRS; from the coding sequence ATGTCCTCTGAGGACGACGGGCTCGCCCCGGGCAGCATCCGCCTCCGAGGGGTGACGAAGTCGTTCGACCGGGCCTCGCGCAAGCCGTTGTCGATGGCCAACCCGTGGTCCGAACGCCACTACCGCCAGGAGCACACGGCCCTGCACGCCGTCGACCTCGACATCGCTCCCGGGGACAGCGTCGGGCTCATCGGGGCCAACGGGGCGGGCAAGTCGACCCTCCTCAAGCTGCTCGCCGGGGTGATCGAGCCCTCCGAGGGCGAGGTCCGCCGCGTCGGGTCCATCGGCTCGATGATCGAGCTCGGCCTGGGCTTCCACCTCGAGCTGACCGGCCGCGAGAACGTCCGGGGCACCGCCACCATCCTCGGCCTCACCCCGGACGAGGCCGAGGCGGCCATGCCGGCGATCATCGAATTCGCCGACATCGCCGACGCGATCGACACCCCGATGAAGCACTACTCGACCGGCATGCGGGCGCGCCTCGGCTTCGCGGTCGCGGTCCACGTGCCCGCGGACATCCTCCTGATCGACGAGGTCCTGGCCGTCGGTGACCAGGAGTTCCAGGAGAAGTGCGTCGAGCGCATCACCGAGATGCACGACGCCGGCACGACCCTGTTGTTCGTGTCCCACTCGACGTGGCTCGTGGCGGCCGTGTGCGAGCGGGTCGTGCACGTCCGCAAGGGTCGGGTGGTCGACGACGGTCCCGCCACCGAGGTGATCCAGCGCTACCTCAGCCCCCAGTCGGTGGAGCTCGCCGACGCCGAGCAGCCGACGATGCAGTTCGGCTCGTTCACCCTCGAGAACCCCCGACTGGGGCCGTGGGACGAGCTGGTGCTCACCGCCGACGTCGAGGTCACCGCCGAGACCCCCGAGCCGGCGATCGGCATGGCCCTGAACTGGGCCACCCTCGCCCCCGAGGTGACCATCGCCCGGGTGACCTCCCCGCTCCCGGCCGCCGTGCGGCGACCCGGCCGGTATCGCCTCCGGGGCCGCACCTCGGGCCTCCCGGCGGACTCCGGCCATGCCCAGGTCCAGGTCGTGCTCGTCGACGAGACCACCCAGCGGGTGCACGGCCGCGACGGGGGTGAGATCTGGATCGAGGGGCCCGTGACCCGCGAGCAACCCCAGATGGCCACCGAGGTCGAGTTCGCACTCGAGCAGGTGACGGGCGACCCCGACGCCGACGCCCGCCGACAGCGGGCCCTCTCGGGTGGCGACGGGCGGGCGACCGGCCCCCTCGTGGTCGAGTGCCGCGGGGTGGAGAAGCGCTACCACGCCGGGTTGCGCAAGGGCGGCTTCCGCGCCGCCCTGCCCAGCGAGGTGATGCCTGCCGAACGCGACGGCGAGGTCCGTGCGCTGGATGGCGTCGACCTGGACGTGCGCCGAGGGGAATGCCTCGGCATCATCGGCCCCAACGGCTCGGGGAAGTCCACGATCCTCAAGTGCATCGCCGGGGTGACCGCGCCGACCGCTGGCGAGGTCATCACCCGAGGCCGCCTCGTCTCGATGCTCGAGCTCGGCATCGGCTTCCACGACGCGTTGACCGGCGAGGAGAACCTCCGGGAGACCGCCGGGCTCCTCGACCTCAGCCGCGCCGACCTCGAGGACGCGATGGACGCCATCGTCGCGTTCGCCGACATCGGCGACGCGCTCCGCGCCCCGGTGAAGCAGTACTCCAGCGGGATGCGCACGCGGCTCGGCTTCGCGCTGGCCATCAACGCCCGTCCCGACCTGCTCCTGATCGACGAGGTGCTCGCCGTCGGGGACCGGGCCTTCCAGAAGCAGGCCATCAACGCCGTGCGGGCGCTGGTCGAGGCCGGCGCGAGCGCGGCCTTCGTCTCCCACGACCTCGAGCTCGTCGAGGAGATCTGCGACCGCGTCGTGCGACTCGACGCCGGCCGGGTGGTGGACGAGGGACCGGCGGCGGAGGTCGTCGAGCGCATCGGCGGCACCGGCTGGGAGAGCGGTCTGGTGCAGTACACCAGCAACGTCCGGGTGGACCGGCTCGAGCTCGCCCGCCGGCAGGTGCCCGAGAACGGCGCCCTCGAGTTCGAGGGCCGCATCGAGGTCGCCGAGCCCAGCCCGACCACGCGGGTCGAGTTCGCCCTCCTGGCCAAGACGGGCAACCCCAACGAGCTCCCACCCGATCGCATCAAGAGCTCGACGGTGTTCAAACGGGTGGTGGTGCCGGCCGGCGGGCTCGAGGTCGGCCACTACCGCTTCCACGGCACCATCCCCCGCGTCCCCATGCTCGGCGAGCTCTATGCCATGGTGACGGCCGTGGACGAGCGCGAAGGTATGGTGACGGCTCGGGTCTGGCAGGACGTGAAGATCGGAACGCGCATCCAGATGGAGATCCTGACGTGGTCGATCGAGCTCGACTGGGAGGTCGTCGACGAGCTCGACGCCGCCGGCTCGCTCACGGGGGACCGGTCGTGA
- a CDS encoding phytanoyl-CoA dioxygenase family protein: MTPATFRDPALEQRLDRDGFVHLPGLGISVLDHAWDLYRDAPVGESVPVGPEFAAAEAAADRTWRNRMAPGDNWRLSTDGCTPEERVRIKADLAPIWEEVAGPLLTGHRMVMNSFLTKFPGGDSFLPLHQDPTVVDEREHRSVTVWLALDDIGRERGNGALHVLPGSHRCGREWRGTRTEPSYLDELEELWAVAQPVDVVAGDVVVMDSRVLHGSPPNYSDAPRAAIAGVAAPIDATLVHAVGIDDDRVEVWGVDEQFFCDNSPGSLRQHLPAGFPVIDVVHRADPPTTAAALLAQQHFERTRRGRAHARLARAKARLLGH; encoded by the coding sequence GTGACCCCGGCCACCTTCCGGGACCCGGCGCTCGAGCAGCGCCTCGACCGCGACGGATTCGTCCACCTCCCCGGGCTGGGCATCAGCGTGCTCGACCACGCCTGGGACCTCTACCGCGACGCCCCCGTCGGCGAGTCGGTGCCCGTCGGCCCCGAGTTCGCCGCCGCCGAGGCCGCGGCCGACCGCACGTGGCGCAACCGCATGGCGCCCGGGGACAACTGGCGCCTCAGCACCGACGGGTGCACTCCCGAGGAGCGCGTCCGTATCAAGGCGGACCTCGCCCCCATCTGGGAGGAGGTTGCCGGGCCGTTGCTGACCGGGCACCGCATGGTCATGAACTCGTTCCTGACCAAGTTCCCCGGCGGCGACTCCTTCCTCCCCCTCCACCAGGACCCCACCGTCGTCGACGAGCGCGAGCACCGCAGCGTCACGGTCTGGCTCGCCCTCGACGACATCGGCCGGGAGCGGGGCAACGGCGCCCTCCACGTGCTGCCGGGCAGCCATCGCTGCGGGCGCGAGTGGCGGGGCACCCGCACCGAGCCCAGCTACCTCGACGAGCTCGAGGAGCTGTGGGCCGTGGCGCAGCCCGTCGACGTGGTCGCCGGTGACGTCGTCGTCATGGACAGCAGGGTGCTGCACGGCTCGCCGCCGAACTACTCGGATGCGCCCCGGGCCGCGATCGCCGGCGTGGCGGCGCCGATCGACGCCACCCTCGTCCACGCCGTGGGCATCGACGACGACCGCGTCGAGGTGTGGGGCGTCGACGAGCAGTTCTTCTGCGACAACAGCCCCGGGTCGCTCCGCCAGCACCTCCCCGCCGGCTTCCCGGTGATCGACGTCGTCCACCGCGCCGACCCGCCCACGACGGCGGCCGCGCTCCTGGCCCAGCAGCACTTCGAGCGCACCCGCCGCGGCCGGGCGCACGCCCGGCTGGCCCGGGCGAAGGCCCGCCTCCTCGGCCACTGA